From the Hominilimicola fabiformis genome, one window contains:
- a CDS encoding stalk domain-containing protein, giving the protein DDRTFIPVRFVAEALGLEVEWLE; this is encoded by the coding sequence AAGACGACCGAACATTTATCCCTGTGCGTTTCGTCGCAGAGGCACTTGGTTTGGAAGTTGAATGGTTGGAATGA